A window from Peromyscus eremicus chromosome 1, PerEre_H2_v1, whole genome shotgun sequence encodes these proteins:
- the LOC131919659 gene encoding L-lactate dehydrogenase A chain-like, whose translation MCLVKPLFSLSFHVLLHPLPSFLFHSAYEVIKLKGYTSWAIGLSVADLAESMMKNLRQVHPISTMIKGLYGIKDDVFLSVPCVLGQNGISDVVKVTLTSEEEARLKKSADTLWGIQKELQF comes from the exons ATGTGTCTGGTAAAACCTTTATTTTCCTTGTCTTTCCACGTCCTTCTTCACCCTTTGCCATCCTTCCTGTTCCACAGCGCCTATGAGGTGATTAAACTCAAAGGATATACATCCTGGGCCATTGGCCTCTCCGTGGCTGACCTGGCTGAGAGCATGATGAAGAATCTTAGGCAGGTGCATCCTATTTCTACCATGATTAAG GGTCTCTATGGAATCAAGGATGATGTCTTCCTCAGTGTCCCTTGTGTCCTGGGACAAAATGGAATCTCAGATGTTGTGAAGGTGACTCTGACTTCTGAAGAGGAGGCCCGCTTGAAGAAGAGTGCAGATACGCTCTGGGGCATCCAGAAAGAGCTGCAGTTCTAA